In one Uloborus diversus isolate 005 unplaced genomic scaffold, Udiv.v.3.1 scaffold_12, whole genome shotgun sequence genomic region, the following are encoded:
- the LOC129232467 gene encoding poly [ADP-ribose] polymerase tankyrase-2-like, translating into MSGDTEGIRALLDRGLDTRARDMDGETPLHMALSCGKEAAAELLVDADCITDVADNYRSTPLHRAAESGFVNVVRMLLAGGADASAKDKEGWTPLHRAVCSEKEAAAEVLLEAAPGCDEPDRLGCTPLHSAAIIGLARIAGALVSRGARLQAEDGCGRCPLYWALWYGQDDVARMLLATYIWRFIEIHWEKMGLSKDDEERGVRLLSEYEAEMREARVEGSRLSLRDLARRHPSRLARRLSDGAIRRLSDRDLLTRDFPLFGDLLLVRLEEVRERRVLEDRFLLCFPLLCPPLPPTCTDVLLACLADDDLRYFARAAEL; encoded by the coding sequence ATGAGCGGAGATACGGAGGGAATTAGGGCGCTGCTGGACAGAGGACTGGACACGAGGGCGAGGGATATGGATGGAGAGACGCCCCTCCACATGGCTCTGTCGTGTGGGAAGGAGGCCGCGGCGGAGCTGCTGGTGGATGCGGACTGCATCACGGATGTCGCGGATAATTACAGGAGCACCCCTCTGCATCGCGCTGCCGAGAGTGGGTTTGTGAATGTCGTCCGTATGTTGCTCGCGGGAGGGGCGGACGCAAGTGCGAAAGACAAAGAGGGATGGACGCCCCTCCATCGCGCCGTGTGCTCGGAGAAGGAGGCCGCGGCGGAGGTACTGCTGGAGGCCGCCCCCGGATGTGACGAGCCGGACCGTCTTGGATGCACCCCCCTGCACTCTGCTGCTATAATAGGTCTCGCGCGGATAGCTGGAGCCTTGGTGTCGAGGGGTGCACGTCTGCAAGCTGAAGATGGATGTGGACGCTGTCCCCTGTACTGGGCCCTGTGGTATGGGCAAGACGATGTGGCGAGGATGCTCCTGGCGACGTACATCTGGAGGTTCATCGAGATACATTGGGAGAAGATGGGGCTCTCGAAGGATGACGAGGAGCGCGGCGTCCGTCTGCTCTCCGAGTATGAGGCCGAGATGAGGGAGGCCCGGGTGGAGGGGTCCCGCCTCTCCCTCCGCGACCTCGCCCGCCGACACCCCTCCCGCCTGGCCCGGCGCCTCTCCGACGGGGCGATCCGGCGGCTCTCGGACCGGGACCTCCTGACGCGGGACTTCCCGCTCTTCGGCGACCTCCTCCTCGTCCGGCTGGAGGAGGTCCGGGAGCGGAGGGTCCTGGAGGACCGCTTCCTGCTCTGCTTCCCCCTCCTCTGCCCGCCCCTGCCCCCCACGTGCACCGACGTCCTCCTCGCGTGCCTGGCGGACGACGATCTGAGGTACTTCGCCCGGGCCGCGGAGCTCTAG